The Solea senegalensis isolate Sse05_10M linkage group LG14, IFAPA_SoseM_1, whole genome shotgun sequence genomic sequence ATCATTGGGTCATAATGTGCCGACACCTCATcccctaaaacacacacatacacaagtacaggtcagtgatttatttataacTGACTGAACATGTCATGTGATAATCTTACATTAGCTAAACTCCATAACGGAAAGAAATCTAATAATTGTTTCCGACGCATAGAACTGCCACAGAGGAGAAAACTAAATCTGAGCCGTTTCTCAGTATAacaaaattgtttttgttacctTAAAGTTGGGTTTATTGATTGATCATTGCATGATGTTTACATCAGAGAGGGATGAGTTTGAAGGTGTAGAGGCTCTGTTTGCTCTGCGGTTCACAGCTGCAACAGTAACTCTCTCACTCCtcatttatgttttgttgtataCAGAGCTTCTTCACTGGCGATGCAAAGATTCTTCCCACACACTGGTATGAGTGAGTTAATGACATCTGATTATTCTGACCGATCACTGCACACGATTACAGTGTAATTCCTTGCACTTTGCTGCAGTGATTATGCGCCGTCATGCACAGCTGAAGGATTCAGACAAAATGTGTCTGCTGAAGACGCTTGACACTCTCTGGATGTTTTAATGGTAACACCCTCCTCGTTGACCCTCTGTCGAGGGATTTTAGCGTCTTCATTAAGCAGCTGTAGTCGGAATCCTTCAGCTGTGAACAACAGCGTGCCATCGCTGCAGGCAAGTACACGGAATAAGACTCTAAACATGTGCAGTAATcgattcttcttcttcgtaAGTCCGACTCGAaccaaacttttaaaaaaaagatagacTTCCACACCAACATAATATGATTAAATGCATATGTTTAATTAGACCTAAACTGGCCGAAGTGCTATACATTACACAGTCCCTGCCCTCAGGATTTAATCcagaaatagaagaagaagctgatCCATAGCAGAAGAAGgcaacagtgaaaaaaacatgaaatgtctcAAAGTAGGTGAATAGTAGAAAGACATGGAATGGTGCTTGGCTTAACTGTTCATAGAAAAGTCTTGGTTTTGTACACCAGTGTTGATTAACTGGATAATCAGAAACGATGATGACTGGAATATATCTCTGGCATTATCTATCATCATTATCTTCATTATCTGAATATATCTCTAAATATCTCTCGCATTTGCCAGAGATATTTATAAGTCTtatctttctttatttgttgtgCAATCAGCCAGTAAAGCTACTGTtagaaagaacaacaaaagaatgttgatgtttgttgttaaatgatgaatgggAAATATAAGCACAGACAGAGACTTGGATGTAGACCTCCTACCTTCCCTGACTCCAGTCTCTATGCGAGTGTGTTGATCTGGAGGAGGCGTGGAGAGATGCAGCAGTGGCCCCGCCCCTGGAAGGAAATCATTGTTTGGGTCCTCTGCGTAGATGCGAGCCTCAAAAGAGTGCCCCCTTAGGATGATGTCATCCTGAAGGAGAGGCAGACGCTCCCCTGCTGCCACCTGGAGGATTTCCACAAACATTATcagtttctgaaaataaaacctCCAAAGAAAAATACCCAaagtttccttctttttttttttttaccctgagCTGCCACTCCACCAGGTCAGTTCCAGTGATCATTTCAGAGACAGGATGCTCCACCTGCAGCCTCGTGTTCATCTCCATGAAGTAGAAGTTGTGCTGGGCATCCATTATAAACTCAACCGTACCTTCACAGGGAGACAATTATGACTTTAGTATACTATACCGTGTGTTCTGTTGTTATGGTAAaggactctgtgtttgtgtgtgtgtctcacctgcacCTACGTATTTCACAGCCTTGGCTGCTTTAACTGCTGCTTCTCCAAGTTTCGCCCGAACCTCTGGACTAATACCAGGCTGAAAAATATATGGGGTACacaataaacaatattaaacaaatattttcacatgATCGCTCAGGTATAGCACTGGAGATTTTCATTGTGTAACAAATCCAGCACTAAAGTGCCCCAACACAGAAGGTGATCTTCACATTATTCCACAAATTTTTCCAGCTTTCGTCATCACAGAAgtgaaaacctttatttaatgtTCATCACCAGGTTCAGACCAGCTTTCTAGATCAATGTTGAGAGTAGTTTACAGTTGGGAGCAGGAAAAACAGCCATTTAAGCCAAAGTCTACACAAGGTTTTTCCCCAAACAATCAATGCATTTTACAGTtgcaatgtaaatgtttgtttttccagttacatgtttcacattttgttcgCAATTAGGAGAACTTGCCAatctttttaaaaagctgttttcCAAGATATATTCAATGACAATTTAATTTCAGCCAACAATAATACCAGGATACATATATCCTGAATCTAAAACTTGCACATTCCCAGCAACAGATTAAACTCCTTATCAGTCAGATCATCACTGTGCACTCACCCCGGGTGCTTCCTCTATGATTTTCTGATGCCTCCTTTGCACACTGCAGTCCCTCTCAAACAGATAGACAACGTTACCGTGCATGTCTCCAAAGACCTGAACCTCTACATGTCTACAGgacacagacaggaggagaaataTTTTTAAACTACTTTAGTCAGTGTGAAATCAAGAATAAGGCAGAACTGGCTGGTTAGCATCAAGTGTTACCTGGGGTCCTCCACAAACTTCTCAATCAGCATGACGTCATCATTGAAGGATTTTCTGGCCTCTCGTCTCGCCGACGACAACTGCTCTAAGAATTCTGACTCTGAGTGTGCAATACGCATcccctaaacacacacacaaaacaaacagagttATGTTTGTTGCCCAATCTTGAAGTCACGTCATCTGTTTCTCATCCTCACCTTCCCGCCTCCTCCTCGCACTGCTTTAATCATCACAGGGTATCCGATCTGATGAGCTTCTGCGTATAGCCTTTCATCTGACTGGTCTTCTCCGTGATAACCACCGACGATTGGCACTCCAGCATCTGACATGATGTGTTTTGATGTGCTGAAAGTGGTCACAgagcaataaaatacatgttttgatattattgctttatttttctcttcagCTGCTCCTGGGCCTATCCCAATTCCTTGTAAGAGAACAACACACTTCCAAAGAGATATTACAAATATGTAATGTTTGCGTCACCTCTTAATGCCCATGTCTCGAATGGCAGCGGAAGGTGGTCCAATGAAGATGATGCCTTCATGTTTGCACGCCTCAGCaaactctgtgttttctgatAGAAAGCCATAACCAGGGTGGACCGCCTACATGCCCCAAACACACatagaaagaataaaatattttttaaaagtttaataaCAACCTGAAAATTCaagattaaaaatattttattttcaaaagacCACATGACAACACACAAGATAAAAACAGACCTATAATAATTCACTCACATGTGATCCAGACTTCTTGGCCACTTCCAAAACTTTCTCCATGGAGAGGTAACTCTCTTGGGATGGTGGAGGTCCAATATGGTAGGCTTCATCTGcctacaaaacaaacaaaaaaagaaagaaaaaaaactgtattctGTTTGACTGTATTCATTAAACATGTTGCAGAGAACAGGgaagaacatgaagacatgatACAAATGCATGCAGCCTCTCACCATGGCCACGTGCATGGAGTGTCTGTCTGCGTCACTGTACACTGCCACAGAACGGACGCCCATCTTCTTTGCTGTACGCATCACACGACATGCAATCTCCCCTCGATTGGCAATTAACACTTTCTCTATTCTTTTCACACCTAGAGAGGGAAAATTACTTTTGTCAAATGACAGCAACTGCTTTTAAATGAAGCCAGATAGAAGCCAAATTTCACTAtaccaaaataattgtgattcacaATACCTTTGCAATAactgttaaaatgttatttaatatactgtatacttgGACAAATGTGGGGCAGACCAGCAAAGTCATTTCTTGTTATGATAATTCTTGCAGTATCAACATTCACTGACCTCCTGACACATGCCTCACGCCTGTTTTGGTCCATGACAGTTTTCTGAACAGAGAAGGGTTAACAGtttcacatgaagaaaaaaattacaatgtaaataataaaaacaaatagagCACATTTTGTATAGACAGTGGGTAACCAGGATAGATACAGCATGAGCCCATATAACGTATAACAAAATAATTCTATATTACTTTAAACTTAAtactatattactatattactaATTCTATATAATTTTATATAACTATAAGCTAAAGTTAAAACGTACaagttaaaatgaagacaaGCTTAAAATCTGTCATTATCGATAATTAAAGCAATAAAATATCAGATAaccaaaaactaaaacaattcAGTTTGGTTTTAAACTTCCAAAAGCAAGAAACACTTGTCAAAGACAGAAgcatttcacaaatctgaggcaCACCATGTTTGTACAATGTATAAACATACTGATATAcagtaggggtgggtcaaaatatccatgttttctctcagtggcgctgctcaaatgagaGAAACTTGGATGGAAGTTGTcaggctgaagaagagggagctTACAGCGGGATAATTTTGGAGAAAACTACGTTAAGAGATACCCAATCTATGTTGAATACGTAGAATttttgcactttgttctctatgttgtgaataaataagagaaatcgggcacttttaacttttcaaatgttttctaatgttttgttttctttagttagACAGCAATGATGTACCACAATATGATTATATTGCAATCAATATATtctattgattatcacagaattgttgtatcgtgacattattggtatcatggagcATGTAGTAAGGACCCTGTGAATCCCACCCCTTACAGTATATAGAACCTTGATTACGTTGGTATTTAAGAAAATTATAACACAACAAGGCGACTAAAATGTTGCTCAGCTCTGTCTGTCACATCCGTAAACCAGTAAATCAGTCCACATGTAGCATGTCGATAGTGAGAAGGTTATTGACATTTGTCCGTATAGGCTTCTACAACTATCCCcattcatataaaaacagtaCATAAACTGTGAAGTGAGTCTCTCCATAGGCAGATCGTTGACAcacttcaaatttaaaaaatcaaacGAATTCCTTTAATAACCTCGAAGCTGAATGTGCAACGTTAGCCATGCTAACCGCTACCTTTATTTAACCTTGCTCTCGTACCGTCTGTACAGTTAAATAACCCGCAGCATGAAAAGCACAGTTCAATACGCTCATGTGCGGCTGATAAAGAACATTATTTGGTGCTATTGACTGGAAATAACTCTATAAACTTAGCTACAGAAGTGCATCTTCTGTTATTAGCTTCACAACACTGGTCCGGTTTAGATATGTCTGCGTCTGGAGGAATAAGTGAGTCAGTTTGATACAGACAGCAGCTAAAAATACGCGTtagtacaataataataataatgataataataataatatgaaacaCTCACTGTGTAAAGGCCCGCAGACCCTGCAGAGTGGGGAAACTCAAGATAACTGCAGCCATAGCTAACGGCTGCTAGCTCCGCTATgttaactgactgactgatcaaCAGCCGCAGGAGGTGGAAAAGGCGAAGTGCTAATAGAGCTCTTTTAAACTCTTTTAAAATTACGCAGTTTGATTTAACTGCCGCTAACCACTTACTTTAAATCGTGGAAAGTAAATCTGCGGCTTCACAGTGTCACTTATGCACAGATACAGTAAATACCACAGGAcagaataatatatatttttttattattatctttccGAGGACCCGTAGCGCCGACAGCCAATGAGGAAAGAGGACATGGAGGTGGGGAATCATTGACCGATCACACTGTGGTAACCACAAACCGCCAACAGAGGGCGGCGTTTTCAGAGGTCACAAACACCATGTCTGTATAAATTCATGAGACTTCAC encodes the following:
- the mccc1 gene encoding methylcrotonoyl-CoA carboxylase subunit alpha, mitochondrial: MAAVILSFPTLQGLRAFTQKLSWTKTGVRHVSGGVKRIEKVLIANRGEIACRVMRTAKKMGVRSVAVYSDADRHSMHVAMADEAYHIGPPPSQESYLSMEKVLEVAKKSGSHAVHPGYGFLSENTEFAEACKHEGIIFIGPPSAAIRDMGIKSTSKHIMSDAGVPIVGGYHGEDQSDERLYAEAHQIGYPVMIKAVRGGGGKGMRIAHSESEFLEQLSSARREARKSFNDDVMLIEKFVEDPRHVEVQVFGDMHGNVVYLFERDCSVQRRHQKIIEEAPGPGISPEVRAKLGEAAVKAAKAVKYVGAGTVEFIMDAQHNFYFMEMNTRLQVEHPVSEMITGTDLVEWQLRVAAGERLPLLQDDIILRGHSFEARIYAEDPNNDFLPGAGPLLHLSTPPPDQHTRIETGVREGDEVSAHYDPMIAKLVVWGKDRSAALKKLRYCLRQYNIVGLNTNIEFLLNLSGHREFEAGNVSTSFIPQYHTHLFPAPTPPCGMTICQAALGLVLQERKHTQEFTQASADPFSPFGGSSGWRSNIEFNRSMKLQVGDKKVDVLIKYNKDGSYSMQIGEEAYHVTGEVEVEGGASYLHCSVNGVLSRPKLVILDNTVHLFSAEGSSQVSVPVPKYLAGVSGSGAQGGAVAPMTGTIEKVLVKVGDKVAVGDPLMVMIAMKMEHTIRAPKSGVIKKVFFSEGSQANRHAPLVELEEEVEVEEKVDGGQ